In Ciconia boyciana chromosome 3, ASM3463844v1, whole genome shotgun sequence, a genomic segment contains:
- the EPCAM gene encoding epithelial cell adhesion molecule yields the protein MKPLYGAALLLLLCVPCSPQNPCICEKNKRVSHCRQVDGVCLCDSLGSAVPVNCSTLTSKCLLMKAEMTGSKSGRREKPKDAFEDTDGLYDPECENTGVFKAKQCNGTTCWCVNSAGVRRTDKHDADLKCSHLVRTTWIIIEMKHAEINAPLNAESLKKFFMDTITSRYMLDGRYISSVVYEKPYITIDLKQNSSDKSSGDVDIADVAYYFEKDVKGDSIFHNNRLNVSIDNEVLHLEKTVVYYVDEIAPEFSMKSLTPGLIAVIVVVILAIVAGIVVLVFTRRRKGKYVKAEVKEMNEMHRGLNS from the exons CGTGCATCTGCGAGAAGAACAAGCGTGTCAGCCACTGCAGGCAGGTCGACGGCGTCTGCTTGTGCGACTCGCTTGGCTCCGCCGTGCCTGTGAACTGCAGCACTT TGACTTCAAAATGCCTGTTGATGAAGGCAGAGATGACAGGCTCAAAATCAGGTCGTCGTGAGAAACCAAAGGATGCATTTGAAGATACTGATGGCCTTTATGATCCTGAGTGTGAAAATACTGGTGTTTTCAAGGCGAAGCAGTGCAACGGAACCACCTGTTGGTGTGTGAACTCTGCTGGTGTTAGAAGAACTGACAAACATGATGCAGACTTGAAGTGCAGTCATTTAGTCAGAACGAC GTGGATCATCATTGAAATGAAACATGCTGAGATAAATGCTCCTCTGAATGCTGAATCTTTAAAGAA GTTCTTCATGGATACAATTACCAGTCGTTACATGCTGGATGGACGCTATATAAGTAGTGTTGTG tatgAAAAACCTTACATTACTATTGATTTGAAGCAAAATTCCTCAGACAAATCTTCTGGAGATGTGGATATAGCTGATGTGGCCTACTACTTTGAAAAAGAT GTAAAAGGTGACTCCATCTTTCATAATAACAGACTAAATGTCAGCATTGATAATGAAGTGCTGCATTTGGAGAAGACAGTGGTCTACTACGTTGATGAAATAGCACCAGAGTTTTCCATGAAGTCTCTGACTCCTGGCCTCATTGCTGTCATTGTAGTAGTAATACTAGCGATAGTTGCTGGAATTGTTGTTCTG GTCTTcacaaggaggaggaaagggaagtaCGTGAAAGCAGAg gtaaaggaaatgaatgaaatgcaTAGAGGGCTGAACTCGTAA